From the Ostrinia nubilalis chromosome 16, ilOstNubi1.1, whole genome shotgun sequence genome, one window contains:
- the LOC135079459 gene encoding cytochrome P450 6B6-like, whose translation MIVVALAVIALVALYLYNVRNFNYWKDRGIKHDKPIPFFGTNAKNYLQKQSVTESLMEMYWKYPNEKVVGFFRSTIPCLLVKDPEIIKRVLHTDFSMFYSRGLNRLKGHEIEPMQRNLFFADGDTWRLLRQRMTPAFTSGKLRAMFPLIVERAESLQARALAAAAAGRTLDARDLMARYTTDFIGACGFGLEADSLNEEDSAFRKLGAKIFHIGFKEAVLAMLKDIFPQLFKSIHTLQRVEGELTDLVKVILKQRNYQPSGRNDFIDLLLECKKKGVLVGESIERKKADGTPEIATLEMDDILMTAQVFVFFAAGFETSSSATSFTLHQLAYHPEVQKKVQEDIDRVLAKHDNKLSYEAVKEMTYLDWAFKEGMRMFPSSGFLTRKCVAKYSIPELGMTIDDKVRVFIPVQSMQNDPKYFDSPEEFRPERFHPDSFDIAKLKYVYLPFGEGPRACVGERLGRMQSLAGLAAILSKFAVEPAPESLRKPRRDPRAGVIQTIDGGLPLVFKERKNTK comes from the exons ATGATCGTCGTCGCGCTCGCGGTCATCGCGCTCGTTGCGCTGTACCTTTACAACGTTAGAAACTTCAACTACTGGAAGGATAGAGGAATCAAACATGACAAACCCATACCATTCTTCGGCACCAACGCCAAAAATTATCTGCAGAAACAAAGTGTCACAGAAAGTTTGATGGAAATGTATTGGAAGTATCCCAACGAGAAAGTGGTCGGTTTTTTTAGATCTACAATCCCATGTTTGCTAGTGAAGGACCCGGAGATTATTAAGCGGGTTCTGCACACAGATTTCAGCATGTTCTACTCTCGTGGGTTGAACCGTTTGAAAGGGCACGAGATCGAGCCGATGCAGCGCAACCTGTTCTTCGCGGACGGCGACACGTGGCGCCTGCTGCGGCAGCGCATGACGCCGGCGTTCACGAGCGGCAAGCTGCGCGCCATGTTCCCGCTCATCGTGGAGCGCGCCGAGAGCCTGCAGGCGCGCGcgctggccgccgccgccgccggccgcaCGCTCGACGCGCGCGACCTCATGGCGCGCTACACCACCGACTTCATCGGCGCCTGCGGCTTCGGCCTCGAGGCCGACTCGCTCAACGAGGAAGACTCCGCCTTCAGGAAACTCGGAGCGAAGATATTCCATATAGGTTTCAAGGAAGCCGTACTTGCAATGCTTAAAGATATATTCCCGCAACTATTCAAAAGTATTCACACACTCCAAAGGGTAGAGGGTGAACTGACAGACCTTGTCAAAGTTATATTAAAACAGAGAAATTACCAACCATCCGGTAGAAACGACTTTATAGACTTATTGTTGGAATGTAAAAAGAAAGGCGTGTTGGTTGGAGAGTcgatagaaagaaaaaaagcgGACGGAACACCCGAAATCGCTACTTTAGAAATGGATGACATTCTCATGACTGCTCAAGTGTTTGTGTTTTTCGCCGCGGGCTTCGAGACGTCGTCGTCCGCGACCAGCTTCACGCTGCACCAGCTGGCGTACCACCCGGAGGTGCAGAAGAAGGTGCAGGAGGATATAGACAGGGTGTTGGCCAAACATGACAATAAACTGAGCTACGAGGCAGTCAAAGAGATGACGTATTTGGATTGGGCCTTCAAAGAGGGTATGAGGATGTTCCCGTCTAGCGGTTTCTTGACCAGGAAATGTGTGGCAAAATACTCAATCCCTGAGTTAGGGATGACGATCGATGATAAAGTGCGGGTGTTCATCCCAGTTCAAAGCATGCAAAATGACCCAAAGTACTTCGACAGCCCTGAGGAGTTCAGGCCAGAACGTTTCCACCCCGACTCATTCGACATTGCGAAGTTGAAGTATGTGTATCTGCCATTCGGAGAAGGCCCTCGTGCTTGTGTGG GCGAGCGGCTGGGGCGCATGCAGTCGCTGGCGGGGCTGGCCGCGATCCTCTCTAAGTTCGCGGTGGAGCCTGCGCCGGAGTCCCTCCGTAAGCCGCGTCGCGACCCCAGGGCTGGTGTGATCCAGACCATCGATGGAGGTCTCCCCCTGGTCTTCAAAGAACgtaaaaatactaaataa